One Pleuronectes platessa chromosome 9, fPlePla1.1, whole genome shotgun sequence genomic region harbors:
- the LOC128448381 gene encoding sialoadhesin isoform X1, translating to MEAQTVTWLVFLVLIKPTNVSTSDPGITVKYPPTEPKLSMSSEVTEGQTITISCTAESFPQSTLTLIRTDPYDQTLIITETYHYSRPINSLSHEFTVTSVDAGWYVCRALNTEGVKDSKQKKLVVKYSPKHVTFQANPGLDVVENVSLTLSCSVESNPPVSSVTWRKTTDGREEIIQQTQTQTFTVNSAGPSDSGLYSCEATNDIGSGKSQPAEVKVRFSPKHTHITESAENQELDGRSSVMLSCFSHSFPPVQHYSWYRKSQDEGKDELVSEHQNHTVYSNQPGVYYCIAQNEAGHSLSDPVRLFEHRLTEPILSMRSEVTEGQTITVSCTAESFPQSTLTLIRTNTHHETLIIKETYHYSRPINSLSHEFTVTSVDAGWYVCRALNTEGVKDSKPKELVVKFSPKHTHITESAENQELDGRSSVMLSCFSHSFPPVQHYSWYRKSQGEERMEIVSKHQNHTVYSNQPGVYYCTAQNEAGHSLSDPVRLFEHRLTEPILSMRSEVTEGQTITVSCTAESFPQSTLTLIRTNTHHETLIIKETYHYSRPINSLSHEFTVTSVDAGWYVCRALNTEGVKDSKPKELVVKFSPKHTHITESAENQELDGRSSVMLSCFSHSFPPVQHYSWYRKSQGEERMEIVSKHQNHTVYSNQPGVYYCTAQNEAGHSLSDPVRLFEHRLTEPILSMRSEVTEGQTITVSCTAESFPQSTLILIRTNTHHQTLIITETYHYSRPINSLSHEFTVTSADAGWYVCRALNTEGVKDSKQKELVVK from the exons ATGGAGGCTCAGACAGTCACGTGGTTGGTTTTTCTGGTCCTAATAAAAC CAACAAATGTTTCTACAAGTGACCCTGGAATTACCGTTAAAT acccgccaactgaacctaaactgtctatgagttctgaggtcacagaaggtcagaccatcaccatcagctgcactgctgaaagtttcccacagtcaactctcaccttgatcaGGACCGACCCATATGATCAGACTTTAATAATCACTGAAACTTATCATTATTCACGACCAatcaactctctctcccacgagtttactgtgacttcagtCGACGCTGGCTGGTACGTCTGCCGTGCCCTGAACACTGAGGGCGTAAAGGACAGCAAGCAGAagaagttggtggtgaaat acagtcccaaacatgtgacatttcaagccaatcctggtcttgatgtgGTTGAAAATGTGTCGTTGACCCTGAGCTGTTCCGTTgagtccaacccaccagtgagctctgtcacctggaggaagacgactgatgggagagaggaaatcatccaacagactcagactcagaccttcaCGGTGAATTCAGCCGgtccctctgacagtggactgtacagctgtgaagccaccaatgacattggaagtggaaagtcacagccagctgaggttaaagtcagat tttctccaaaacacacacacatcacggagtcAGCAGAGAATcaggagcttgacgggaggagctccgtgatgctgagctgcttcagtcacagctttcccccagtccaacactactcatggtacaggaagagtcaggaCGAGGGAAAGGATGAACTTGTGTCcgagcatcaaaaccacacagtgtactcaaaccagcCAGGAGTTTACTACTGCATCGCACAAAATGAAGCAGGTCACagtttgtctgatcccgtccgtctgtttgaac accggCTAACTGAACCTATactgtctatgaggtctgaggtcacagaaggtcagactaTCACCGTcagctgcactgctgaaagtttcccacagtcaactctcaccttgatcaGGACCAACACACATCATGAGACTTTAATAATCAAGGAAACTTATCAttattcacgacccatcaactctctctcccacgagtttactgtgacttcagtCGACGCTGGCTGGTACGTCTGCCGTGCCCTGAACACTGAGGGCGTAAAGGACAGCAAGCCgaaggagttggtggtgaaat tttctccaaaacacacacacatcacggagtcAGCAGAGAATcaggagcttgacgggaggagctccgtgatgctgagctgcttcagtcacagctttcccccagtccaacactactcatggtacaggaagagtcagggagaggagaggatggaaatTGTGTCaaagcatcaaaaccacacagtgtactcaaaccagcCAGGAGTTTACTACTGCACCGCACAAAATGAAGCAGGTCACagtttgtctgatcccgtccgtctgtttgaac accggCTAACTGAACCTATactgtctatgaggtctgaggtcacagaaggtcagaccatcaccgtcagctgcactgctgaaagtttcccacagtcaactctcaccttgatcaGGACCAACACACATCATGAGACTTTAATAATCAAGGAAACTTATCAttattcacgacccatcaactctctctcccacgagtttactgtgacttcagtCGACGCTGGCTGGTACGTCTGCCGTGCCCTGAACACTGAGGGCGTAAAGGACAGCAAGCCgaaggagttggtggtgaaat tttctccaaaacacacacacatcacggagtcAGCAGAGAATcaggagcttgacgggaggagctccgtgatgctgagctgcttcagtcacagctttcccccagtccaacactactcatggtacaggaagagtcagggagaggagaggatggaaatTGTGTCaaagcatcaaaaccacacagtgtactcaaaccagcCAGGAGTTTACTACTGCACCGCACAAAATGAAGCAGGTCACagtttgtctgatcccgtccgtctgtttgaac accggCTAACTGAACCTATactgtctatgaggtctgaggtcacagaaggtcagaccatcaccgtcagctgcactgctgaaagtttcccacagtcaactctcatcTTGATCAGGACCAACACACATCATCAGACTTTAATAATCACTGAAACTTATCAttattcacgacccatcaactctctctcccacgagtttactgtgacttcagcCGACGCTGGCTGGTACGTCTGCCGTGCCCTGAACACTGAGGGCGTAAAGGACAGCAAGCAgaaggagttggtggtgaaat aa
- the LOC128448381 gene encoding B-cell receptor CD22 isoform X2 — protein sequence MEAQTVTWLVFLVLIKPTNVSTSDPGITVKYPPTEPKLSMSSEVTEGQTITISCTAESFPQSTLTLIRTDPYDQTLIITETYHYSRPINSLSHEFTVTSVDAGWYVCRALNTEGVKDSKQKKLVVKYSPKHVTFQANPGLDVVENVSLTLSCSVESNPPVSSVTWRKTTDGREEIIQQTQTQTFTVNSAGPSDSGLYSCEATNDIGSGKSQPAEVKVRFSPKHTHITESAENQELDGRSSVMLSCFSHSFPPVQHYSWYRKSQDEGKDELVSEHQNHTVYSNQPGVYYCIAQNEAGHSLSDPVRLFEHRLTEPILSMRSEVTEGQTITVSCTAESFPQSTLTLIRTNTHHETLIIKETYHYSRPINSLSHEFTVTSVDAGWYVCRALNTEGVKDSKPKELVVKFSPKHTHITESAENQELDGRSSVMLSCFSHSFPPVQHYSWYRKSQGEERMEIVSKHQNHTVYSNQPGVYYCTAQNEAGHSLSDPVRLFEHRLTEPILSMRSEVTEGQTITVSCTAESFPQSTLTLIRTNTHHETLIIKETYHYSRPINSLSHEFTVTSVDAGWYVCRALNTEGVKDSKPKELVVKYSPKHVTFQANPSLDVVENMSLTLSCSFESNPPVSSVTWRKTTDWREEIIQQTQTQTFTVNSAGPSDSGLYSCEATNDIGSGKSQPAEVKVRFSPKHTHITESAENQELDGRSSVMLSCFSHSFPPVQHYSWYRKSQGEGKDEHVSEHQNHTVYSNQPGVYYCIAQNEAGHSLSDPVRLFEQ from the exons ATGGAGGCTCAGACAGTCACGTGGTTGGTTTTTCTGGTCCTAATAAAAC CAACAAATGTTTCTACAAGTGACCCTGGAATTACCGTTAAAT acccgccaactgaacctaaactgtctatgagttctgaggtcacagaaggtcagaccatcaccatcagctgcactgctgaaagtttcccacagtcaactctcaccttgatcaGGACCGACCCATATGATCAGACTTTAATAATCACTGAAACTTATCATTATTCACGACCAatcaactctctctcccacgagtttactgtgacttcagtCGACGCTGGCTGGTACGTCTGCCGTGCCCTGAACACTGAGGGCGTAAAGGACAGCAAGCAGAagaagttggtggtgaaat acagtcccaaacatgtgacatttcaagccaatcctggtcttgatgtgGTTGAAAATGTGTCGTTGACCCTGAGCTGTTCCGTTgagtccaacccaccagtgagctctgtcacctggaggaagacgactgatgggagagaggaaatcatccaacagactcagactcagaccttcaCGGTGAATTCAGCCGgtccctctgacagtggactgtacagctgtgaagccaccaatgacattggaagtggaaagtcacagccagctgaggttaaagtcagat tttctccaaaacacacacacatcacggagtcAGCAGAGAATcaggagcttgacgggaggagctccgtgatgctgagctgcttcagtcacagctttcccccagtccaacactactcatggtacaggaagagtcaggaCGAGGGAAAGGATGAACTTGTGTCcgagcatcaaaaccacacagtgtactcaaaccagcCAGGAGTTTACTACTGCATCGCACAAAATGAAGCAGGTCACagtttgtctgatcccgtccgtctgtttgaac accggCTAACTGAACCTATactgtctatgaggtctgaggtcacagaaggtcagactaTCACCGTcagctgcactgctgaaagtttcccacagtcaactctcaccttgatcaGGACCAACACACATCATGAGACTTTAATAATCAAGGAAACTTATCAttattcacgacccatcaactctctctcccacgagtttactgtgacttcagtCGACGCTGGCTGGTACGTCTGCCGTGCCCTGAACACTGAGGGCGTAAAGGACAGCAAGCCgaaggagttggtggtgaaat tttctccaaaacacacacacatcacggagtcAGCAGAGAATcaggagcttgacgggaggagctccgtgatgctgagctgcttcagtcacagctttcccccagtccaacactactcatggtacaggaagagtcagggagaggagaggatggaaatTGTGTCaaagcatcaaaaccacacagtgtactcaaaccagcCAGGAGTTTACTACTGCACCGCACAAAATGAAGCAGGTCACagtttgtctgatcccgtccgtctgtttgaac accggCTAACTGAACCTATactgtctatgaggtctgaggtcacagaaggtcagaccatcaccgtcagctgcactgctgaaagtttcccacagtcaactctcaccttgatcaGGACCAACACACATCATGAGACTTTAATAATCAAGGAAACTTATCAttattcacgacccatcaactctctctcccacgagtttactgtgacttcagtCGACGCTGGCTGGTACGTCTGCCGTGCCCTGAACACTGAGGGCGTAAAGGACAGCAAGCCgaaggagttggtggtgaaat acagtcccaaacaTGTGACATTTCAAGCCAATCCTAGTCTTGATGTGGTTGAAAATATGTCGTTGACCCTGAGCTGTTCTTTTgagtccaacccaccagtgagctctgtcacctggaggaagacgactgattggagagaggaaatcatccaacagactcagactcagaccttcaCGGTGAATTCAGCCGgtccctctgacagtggactgtacagctgtgaagccaccaatgacattggaagtggaaagtcacagccagctgaggttaaagtcagat tttctccaaaacacacacacatcacggagtcggcagagaatcaggagcttgacgggaggagctccgtgatgctgagctgcttcagtcacagctttcccccagtccaacactactcatggtacaggaagagtcagggcGAGGGAAAGGATGAACATGTGTCcgagcatcaaaaccacacagtgtactcaaaccagcCAGGAGTTTACTACTGCATCGCACAAAATGAAGCAGGTCACagtttgtctgatcccgtccgtctgtttgaac aatga
- the LOC128448381 gene encoding B-cell receptor CD22 isoform X3, whose protein sequence is MEAQTVTWLVFLVLIKPTNVSTSDPGITVKYPPTEPKLSMSSEVTEGQTITISCTAESFPQSTLTLIRTDPYDQTLIITETYHYSRPINSLSHEFTVTSVDAGWYVCRALNTEGVKDSKQKKLVVKYSPKHVTFQANPGLDVVENVSLTLSCSVESNPPVSSVTWRKTTDGREEIIQQTQTQTFTVNSAGPSDSGLYSCEATNDIGSGKSQPAEVKVRFSPKHTHITESAENQELDGRSSVMLSCFSHSFPPVQHYSWYRKSQDEGKDELVSEHQNHTVYSNQPGVYYCIAQNEAGHSLSDPVRLFEHRLTEPILSMRSEVTEGQTITVSCTAESFPQSTLTLIRTNTHHETLIIKETYHYSRPINSLSHEFTVTSVDAGWYVCRALNTEGVKDSKPKELVVKFSPKHTHITESAENQELDGRSSVMLSCFSHSFPPVQHYSWYRKSQGEERMEIVSKHQNHTVYSNQPGVYYCTAQNEAGHSLSDPVRLFEHRLTEPILSMRSEVTEGQTITVSCTAESFPQSTLTLIRTNTHHETLIIKETYHYSRPINSLSHEFTVTSVDAGWYVCRALNTEGVKDSKPKELVVKYSPKHVTFQANPSLDVVENMSLTLSCSFESNPPVSSVTWRKTTDWREEIIQQTQTQTFTVNSAGPSDSGLYSCEATNDIGSGKSQPAEVKVR, encoded by the exons ATGGAGGCTCAGACAGTCACGTGGTTGGTTTTTCTGGTCCTAATAAAAC CAACAAATGTTTCTACAAGTGACCCTGGAATTACCGTTAAAT acccgccaactgaacctaaactgtctatgagttctgaggtcacagaaggtcagaccatcaccatcagctgcactgctgaaagtttcccacagtcaactctcaccttgatcaGGACCGACCCATATGATCAGACTTTAATAATCACTGAAACTTATCATTATTCACGACCAatcaactctctctcccacgagtttactgtgacttcagtCGACGCTGGCTGGTACGTCTGCCGTGCCCTGAACACTGAGGGCGTAAAGGACAGCAAGCAGAagaagttggtggtgaaat acagtcccaaacatgtgacatttcaagccaatcctggtcttgatgtgGTTGAAAATGTGTCGTTGACCCTGAGCTGTTCCGTTgagtccaacccaccagtgagctctgtcacctggaggaagacgactgatgggagagaggaaatcatccaacagactcagactcagaccttcaCGGTGAATTCAGCCGgtccctctgacagtggactgtacagctgtgaagccaccaatgacattggaagtggaaagtcacagccagctgaggttaaagtcagat tttctccaaaacacacacacatcacggagtcAGCAGAGAATcaggagcttgacgggaggagctccgtgatgctgagctgcttcagtcacagctttcccccagtccaacactactcatggtacaggaagagtcaggaCGAGGGAAAGGATGAACTTGTGTCcgagcatcaaaaccacacagtgtactcaaaccagcCAGGAGTTTACTACTGCATCGCACAAAATGAAGCAGGTCACagtttgtctgatcccgtccgtctgtttgaac accggCTAACTGAACCTATactgtctatgaggtctgaggtcacagaaggtcagactaTCACCGTcagctgcactgctgaaagtttcccacagtcaactctcaccttgatcaGGACCAACACACATCATGAGACTTTAATAATCAAGGAAACTTATCAttattcacgacccatcaactctctctcccacgagtttactgtgacttcagtCGACGCTGGCTGGTACGTCTGCCGTGCCCTGAACACTGAGGGCGTAAAGGACAGCAAGCCgaaggagttggtggtgaaat tttctccaaaacacacacacatcacggagtcAGCAGAGAATcaggagcttgacgggaggagctccgtgatgctgagctgcttcagtcacagctttcccccagtccaacactactcatggtacaggaagagtcagggagaggagaggatggaaatTGTGTCaaagcatcaaaaccacacagtgtactcaaaccagcCAGGAGTTTACTACTGCACCGCACAAAATGAAGCAGGTCACagtttgtctgatcccgtccgtctgtttgaac accggCTAACTGAACCTATactgtctatgaggtctgaggtcacagaaggtcagaccatcaccgtcagctgcactgctgaaagtttcccacagtcaactctcaccttgatcaGGACCAACACACATCATGAGACTTTAATAATCAAGGAAACTTATCAttattcacgacccatcaactctctctcccacgagtttactgtgacttcagtCGACGCTGGCTGGTACGTCTGCCGTGCCCTGAACACTGAGGGCGTAAAGGACAGCAAGCCgaaggagttggtggtgaaat acagtcccaaacaTGTGACATTTCAAGCCAATCCTAGTCTTGATGTGGTTGAAAATATGTCGTTGACCCTGAGCTGTTCTTTTgagtccaacccaccagtgagctctgtcacctggaggaagacgactgattggagagaggaaatcatccaacagactcagactcagaccttcaCGGTGAATTCAGCCGgtccctctgacagtggactgtacagctgtgaagccaccaatgacattggaagtggaaagtcacagccagctgaggttaaagtcagat aa